The Nocardia sp. BMG51109 nucleotide sequence CGCGACGGCCGTCCACTCGGTTGGCTGCCGCGGTCACACCGATGACGTTGTCCGGGTAGATGTTGTGCACGCGGCGTTCCATCGCTGTTGTGCGGCGGCGCTTTTCGTGCGGGCACTGCGTGCTGATGGCCGGATCGCCAGCAGGTGGTCTACGGTGGCGGTGTTGTCGGTGGCAGACGCGGACACCATTACCGTGAATGCGTGGTCCGCATCGGTGTTGGGCGGAATCACCAGCAGGACCAGTCGCCGGTCGAAGGTATCGAGCACCTCGATCGTGTGCACGGTGTGGTGGGGGTGTCCGTCGAGTTGCGTGGTCTGGCCGTCGATGACGAGATCGCCGGGCGCCGTGTCCCATTCGGCGAGATTGTAGGTCACTCGATGGACGGGTCCGAGCTGGATTGTCAAGGCGGCCAACATCAGTGGCAGCTCAGCGGCGAGGTCGTCGCTGTAGGGCCACCACGCTCCGTCGACGTAGCCTGTTTTGGCCGGGTTGGTTTTCAGTCGCAGTCGCGGTGTGGGTTCGGCGGGCGGGCTGTGGGCCACGGTGTCGGCGTGGATGTGCTGACGCGTCATATCCGATGCTCCTGTCTCGGCCGTGAATCGGCCGATTTTTCTCGAATCGGACAACGATGCACTCTCGAAGTGAGATCATGCGATATGTCGCCGATATATTGATCATACCGCACAGTCGGCCCCTTGCGCAGCGCCGATAGCGGCCCGCTGCCAGTGCTGGGGCACCCTCGACTGCCGCCGAGGCCGAAACACAGCACGACGGCCCGTAGAACGTGCGTGGGCGGGGTTCAGCGCCCGCCGGTCGATCGGCGCTTGTCGTCGCTGGTTGCGAGAAGTCCGCAGATCACTGCGCCGATCTCGGCGAGGGGGACGATGTAGTCGGCTGTTCCGGTCGCGACTGCCGCGTTCGGCATGCCGTCGAATGCTGCGGTGTGCGGGTCCTCGATGACGACGGTGCCGCCGCGCGATTTCAGTGCCTGCACGCCGAGGGCGCCGTCGCTGCCTGTGCCGGTGAGCACACAAGCGATCGCCCGCCACCCGTAGGTGCCGGCAACCGATTCGAAGAGCAGATCGGCCGACGGTCGCACGAAGTGGACCAGCTCGCTGGTCGTCAGCGCCAGCACACCTCCCGGTTCCACGAGTAGGTGGTGGTCGGGCGGAGCCACGTAGACGACACCGGGTTCGATCTGTTCCTGGTCGCTGGCGAGACGGACGGCCAGGGTTGTTCGGCGGGCAAGAATTCGGGCGAGGCTGGTGCGGCGGTGCCGATCAAGATGCTGGACAACGAGTACCGGCACCGGAAGATCCGGGCCGAACGCCGCCAGCAGCGTCCCCAGTGCCGGGATACCACCGGCCGAGGAAGCGACCGCGACCACGTCGTAACGCTCCGACGAGGACGGACCGGTCATCACGTCGCGAGCCTAACCCACGCCCACGCGCAGGGGCCGGCCTGGAGCCTCCTGTTCCGCTGTGCCGCAACCGGATGCGACCCCGGGTCACGAGGTAGCGGGGTGCCGCTCGCGGAGTACGACGACGCCGGGCTGCGGGGGCCTCCCGGTGAGCACGGGCGGCAAGGCCAGCCGGAGGATCTTCAGCCACACCGATCCGATCTGCCTGCTCAGCGGGCCGGTGTTGTAAGGCAGACCGTATTTCTCACACAGTGCGCGCACCTCGGGCGCGATCTCCGAATACCGGTTGGACGGCAGATCCGGGAACAGGTGGTGTTCGATCTGATGCGACAGATTGCCCGGCATGATGTGGAACAACCTGCCGCCGGTGATGTCGGCCGAGCCGAGTATCCGGCGCACGTACCACTCGCCGCGGGACTCGTCCGCAGCCTGTTCCTCGGTGAACGCCTGCACGCCGGACGGGAAGTGGCCGCAGAAAATGACCGAGAAGGCCCAGACGTTGCGGACGATATTCGCGGTGGCGTTCCCCGCCGGCGAACCGCCGGAGGCCAGTCCGCGCCGCTCGTCAGGCGCGCGCGGCCGGGTTCATCGGGGCCCTGGCGCCGCCTTCGGACTCCCATCGCTGTTCTGCGCAACTGATTTCCACGCCGACGTCGTCACGGTGCGCTGCGGCGAGGGCGAGCAAAGACTCGGCGGCCGAGGTGTTGTCGAGGTCGGCCGCTGCCGTCATGGCGGCGTGGGCCGAGTCGGGATCGGTACGTGGCGGGATGACCAGCAGTGCGAGGGCCGCGCCATCGAGCGCGAGGACATCGATGGTGTCGGCCGGTCGGTACCGGTATCCGTCGAGGCGCACCTGCCGGCCTCCGATCGCGGCTTTGCCGGGTGCCGGTGCCCAGGTGTCGAGGTGGTAGATCACGCGATGGATTGGCCCGAGCCGGGCGGTGAGCATCGCGAGCAGATCGGGAAGCTCGCCGACGAGGTCATTGCCGCGCGGCCACCAGGCGCCGTCGACGTGCCCGGTGTGGCGGGATTCGGGCGCGACTCGAAGCCGAGGGCTGTCGGCGAAGGTCTTGTGCCGTGCCGCGACGGCGGTGCTCGGTGATGTCATCGTGGACGCTCCTGTCTCGGCCGGGAACGATCGTGCCGGTCGTGGGACCGGACACCGGCCGGTTCTGGCACGGTGAAGGGGCGGTCGTCGACTGCCGGGTTCATTCCGAGGTAGTTGAGCGGTCCCACGACGATGGTGACTGCGATGAGTCCAGCGCCCGCACAGGTGGTCGGGGCACTGTTGTCACACGCGCGAAACCGACGAGTTCCGCGGCGACCAGGGTGACGAGCTCGATGCTGACGATCCCTCGGATCACTATGCCCCTCAAGTACATGCCGATCAGTCCCCGATGTCAACGCTGTAGAACGACGGTGCGAACCACGGAAGGAGTTCCCTCCGCGGTATCCGGTCCGGTGACGATCGGGGCTGGCCGAGAAGGCTCCGGCCGGAACCACACGGGCTGTCAACTACGTTTGTCTACAACGTAGCCGCGCCGTGTGTCGGCGGCCTATGCCGAGAGGACAACTGGTCGACGACAACGCGCGCTGGACCGAGTAAGGACAGAAGAATGGCAACGAAAACACCCTACGAGCGTCGGGTGACTAGCGTCCGCGATGCCATGCTGAAGTACTCGGAACTGGACGACAACGCCGCGACCGCACTCGCGGTGCACGTACTCGATACGATCCCCGAGAAAATTCGCTGAAACCACGGGATTCCGCGGGTGCCGACTTGGCGGCAGGATCTTCGGCCTGCCGCCCAGCCGG carries:
- a CDS encoding chemotaxis protein CheB; protein product: MTGPSSSERYDVVAVASSAGGIPALGTLLAAFGPDLPVPVLVVQHLDRHRRTSLARILARRTTLAVRLASDQEQIEPGVVYVAPPDHHLLVEPGGVLALTTSELVHFVRPSADLLFESVAGTYGWRAIACVLTGTGSDGALGVQALKSRGGTVVIEDPHTAAFDGMPNAAVATGTADYIVPLAEIGAVICGLLATSDDKRRSTGGR
- a CDS encoding DUF6307 family protein, which translates into the protein MATKTPYERRVTSVRDAMLKYSELDDNAATALAVHVLDTIPEKIR
- a CDS encoding DUF5994 family protein translates to MTRQHIHADTVAHSPPAEPTPRLRLKTNPAKTGYVDGAWWPYSDDLAAELPLMLAALTIQLGPVHRVTYNLAEWDTAPGDLVIDGQTTQLDGHPHHTVHTIEVLDTFDRRLVLLVIPPNTDADHAFTVMVSASATDNTATVDHLLAIRPSARSARTKSAAAQQRWNAACTTSTRTTSSV
- a CDS encoding DUF5994 family protein, yielding MTSPSTAVAARHKTFADSPRLRVAPESRHTGHVDGAWWPRGNDLVGELPDLLAMLTARLGPIHRVIYHLDTWAPAPGKAAIGGRQVRLDGYRYRPADTIDVLALDGAALALLVIPPRTDPDSAHAAMTAAADLDNTSAAESLLALAAAHRDDVGVEISCAEQRWESEGGARAPMNPAARA